A section of the Phacochoerus africanus isolate WHEZ1 chromosome 4, ROS_Pafr_v1, whole genome shotgun sequence genome encodes:
- the LOC125124086 gene encoding olfactory receptor 4C11, producing MQPNNSVTEFVLLGLTQDPMRQKIVFVMFFIFYMGTLVGNLLIIVTIKFSRTLGSPMYFFLFYLSIADTCFSTSIAPRLIVDSLSAKKIISYNGCMTQVFALHIFGCMEIFVLILMAIDRYVAIRKPLHYPTIMRRQVCIILIVLAWIGSFIHSMAQIILALRLPFCGPNLIDHYCCDLQPLLKLACMDTYMINLLLVSNSGAICSSSFVILMISYFIILRSLRNHSAEGRKKALSTCTSHIIVVILFFGPCIFIYTRPPTTFPMDKMVAVFYTIGTPFLNPLIYTLRNAEVKNAMRKLWHVRITSESKR from the coding sequence ATGCAGCCAAATAATAGTGTCACTGAGTTTGTATTGTTAGGATTGACACAGGATCCTATGAGACAGAAAATAGTGTTTGtaatgttcttcattttctatatGGGAACTCTGGTGGGCAATCTGCTTATTATTGTGACTATCAAATTCAGCCGAACACTTGGGAGCCCAATGTacttcttcctgttttatttgtCCATTGCCGATACCTGCTTTTCAACTTCCATAGCCCCTAGACTCATTGTGGATTCTCTGTCTGCAAAGAAAATCATATCTTACAATGGGTGCATGACTCAAGTCTTTGCATTACATATATTTGGCTGCATGGAGATCTTTGTCCTGATCCTCATGGCCATTGATCGTTACGTGGCCATCCGCAAGCCACTGCATTACCCAACCATCATGAGGCGCCAGGTCTGCATCATCCTGATTGTTCTGGCATGGATAGGGTCTTTTATACATTCTATGGCTCAGATTATCTTGGCCTTGAGACTGCCTTTCTGTGGCCCCAATCTGATTGATCACTATTGCTGTGATTTGCAGCCCTTGTTGAAACTTGCCTGCATGGACACTTACATGATCAACCTGCTCTTGGTGTCTAACAGTGGAGCTATTTGCTCCAGCAGTTTTGTAATTCTGATGATCTCATACTTCATTATCCTGCGTTCCCTGAGAAACCACAgtgcagaagggaggaaaaaagcccTCTCCACTTGCACTTCCCACATCATTGTAGTCATCTTATTCTTCGGTCCatgtatattcatatacacaCGCCCCCCAACCACTTTCCCCATGGACAAGATGGTGGCAGTATTTTATACCATTGGAACACCCTTCCTCAATCCACTCATCTACACCCTGAGGAATGCagaagtgaaaaatgccatgaggaAATTATGGCATGTCAGAATTACCTCTGAAAGCAAAAGATGA